In the Quercus lobata isolate SW786 chromosome 5, ValleyOak3.0 Primary Assembly, whole genome shotgun sequence genome, one interval contains:
- the LOC115989283 gene encoding disease resistance protein RPP13-like, with protein sequence MADSAVTFLLQYLPQLLIREANYLAGVKGLVESVLRQLKLINAFLMDSEGKRNEHEIVKEIVRQIRDVAHKAEDVIDLYVDKAAKQKRRSKMGKAVHFINHKAELHDIRNQIEGINQEIEKIYKDRETFNIIRSEEEASMEARAAKELHNRRRYVEEDDVVGFVHGSSMLVKQLTEGKQELDVSSIIGMGGLGKTTLAKKVYNNVSIKSHFNCRAWVYVSQDFKCKEMLIEIFRSAMQTSESKFHPTLLGEQSDRKLEEYSEKELKDNLESYLRGKKYLIVMDDVWNEEVWDEVKTAFPDNVNGSRILITSREKEVASCARRGTLPYHLPFLNGEESWELLRKKVFRGEECPPELVNLGKQIAESCDGLPLSIVVMGGLLANKDRRTQTWEKYNRDPNRYLTDDKKKCKDILALSYTHLPRYLKPCFLYFGVYPEDYEIPVRQLIQLWIAEGFIEVTRNSTLEDVAEDYLENLIDRSLIQVASRRTDGGVKTCRIHDLLRDLCISESKEDKFFWFIWNLWMLNLSPPTIPAGFPSWVALL encoded by the coding sequence ATGGCCGACAGTGCTGTTACTTTCCTACTACAGTACTTGCCTCAGCTACTCATACGAGAAGCAAATTATCTGGCGGGAGTGAAGGGTCTAGTCGAGTCAGTTCTTAGACAGCTTAAGCTGATAAATGCCTTCCTCATGGACTCTGAGGGTAAAAGGAACGAGCATGAAATAGTGAAGGAGATAGTCAGACAAATCAGAGACGTTGCTCACAAGGCGGAGGACGTGATCGACTTATACGTCGACAAGGCCGCAAAGCAGAAGAGGAGGAGCAAAATGGGGAAGGCAGTCCATTTTATCAACCACAAAGCGGAGCTTCACGATATTAGAAATCAGATAGAAGGTATCAATCAAGAAATCGAAAAAATCTACAAAGATAGAGAGACGTTCAACATTATAAGAAGTGAAGAGGAAGCTAGCATGGAGGCAAGGGCAGCAAAGGAGTTGCACAATCGTAGGAGATACGTGGAGGAAGATGACGTGGTGGGGTTTGTTCACGGCTCATCCATGTTGGTGAAGCAGCTTACTGAAGGGAAACAAGAGCTTGATGTCAGTTCGATCATTGGTATGGGTGGTCTAGGAAAGACCACTCTTGCTAAGAAAGTCTATAACAATGTTAGCATCAAGAGTCACTTCAACTGCCGCGCGTGGGTATATGTATCCCAAGATTTCAAATGCAAAGAGAtgctaattgaaatttttaggTCAGCTATGCAAACATCAGAATCTAAGTTTCATCCGACGTTACTGGGGGAGCAATCGGATAGGAAACTCGAAGAGTACAGTGAGAAAGAATTGAAAGACAATTTGGAGAGTTACTTGCGAGGGAAGAAGTACCTAATAGTTATGGACGACGTATGGAATGAAGAAGTCTGGGATGAGGTAAAAACTGCTTTCCCTGATAACGTGAATGGAAGCAGAATATTGATCACAAGCCGTGAAAAAGAAGTGGCTTCATGTGCAAGACGTGGTACTCTTCCGTACCATCTCCCATTTCTTAATGGGGAGGAAAGTTGGGAACTCTTGAGAAAGAAGGTTTTCCGAGGAGAAGAATGTCCTCCTGAGCTTGTAAATCTTGGGAAACAAATTGCAGAAAGTTGTGATGGCTTACCACTTTCTATTGTGGTAATGGGTGGTCTTTTGGCAAACAAAGACAGGAGAACGCAAACATGGGAGAAATATAATCGTGACCCAAATCGGTATCTtactgatgataaaaaaaaatgcaaagacaTACTGGCCTTAAGCTACACCCACCTCCCTCGATACTTGAAACCatgctttttgtattttggagTATACCCGGAAGACTATGAGATCCCTGTAAGGCAACTGATCCAACTGTGGATAGCTGAGGGATTCATAGAGGTCACAAGAAATAGTACCTTGGAGGATGTCGCTGAAGACTACTTGGAGAATCTCATTGATCGAAGCTTGATACAGGTAGCTAGCAGGAGGACAGATGGAGGTGTAAAGACATGTCGTATCCATGATCTTCTGCGAGACCTTTGCATATCTGAGAGCAAAGAAGATAAGTTTTTTTGGTTCATATGGAATCTATGGATGTTAAACCTTTCACCACCGACAATACCCGCAGGCTTTCCATCCTGGGTAGCACTCCTCTAA